One Scyliorhinus canicula chromosome 9, sScyCan1.1, whole genome shotgun sequence DNA segment encodes these proteins:
- the lrp3 gene encoding low-density lipoprotein receptor-related protein 3 isoform X1 produces the protein MTERRRREARLVGGLVLGSACSFFLGGAECSGMAACHGRLEPHKEQRGVIYSPTWPINYPPSMNCSWYIQGDYGDLITISFQNFDLENSHKCTVDWLMIGPAPKREEYRMCGSSIPQPFISTRDHAWIFFHSDGSSSGRSRGFRLSYIRGKLAQSSCKSDEFLCGNGKCIMRAWKCNKMDECGDNSDEHGCHVPPTMPPTSLCPARTFHCLVEDDPRCLPMEVQCDGSLDCDKGTDEENCPDTSCGKRLDNFYGSFASPDYFRSEQDRAELNCMWVVDTEDSRHIVLQLSLQLGYNDEVRVYDGGRGGIRLLQTLSFRNNRHTVTIESSRGQITVSYHTDLGSLGHGFNATYQVKGYCLPQEHPCGHDGGCFADSERCDGWWHCPNGKDEQNCAACQKDEYPCGGTSGMCYPLGDRCNNQKNCPDGSDEKNCFSCQPGNFHCGTKICIFEQWRCDGQEDCQDGSDEQNCLVVVPRKVITAALIGSLICGLLLVIALGCAFKLYSLRTREYRAFDTPMTRLEADFVQREAPPSYGQLIAQGLIPPVDDFPVYSPAQASVLQNIRTAMRRQIRRHATRRISSRGRLNRIWSRFFQRPRGWGLIPLLTPTSASTPSSTHLGRSEIVRNCEQEESGRRYVQPQEDPDSDTDTETDRQVGETPRATTVGWSVVTLESPMPKASSSPSTDSQTELQMPSFLHSSSSEEACNADFDFPFRQPSGENCTNSDPLSSSPEWSFRRRRQRLRLGSRILPMRSRGTRGQRSVTVSITVLNSNGYFTSEPDHHRDPRQQSSTSAAPACRSQCSSCPEPVSERPCSLPVPPHKHFCAETPSPDPSFQTPF, from the exons ctTGTTCCTTCTTTCTCGGAGGAGCAGAATGTTCCGGAATGG CTGCTTGTCATGGCAGATTGGAACCTCACAAAGAGCAACGTGGCGTCATCTACAGCCCCACCTGGCCCATAAACTACCCCCCGTCCATGAACTGCAGCTGGTACATCCAGGGGGACTATGGAGACCTCATAACCATAAG CTTTCAGAATTTTGACCTGGAGAATTCCCACAAGTGTACGGTGGACTGGCTGATGATTGGTCCAGCCCCAAAGCGAGAGGAGTACAGAATGTGTGGCTCGTCCATCCCCCAACCCTTCATCTCCACCAGGGATCATGCCTGGATCTTCTTCCATTCTGATGGCTCTAGCTCCGGGCGCTCTCGTGGATTCCGATTGTCCTATATCCGAG GGAAACTGGCCCAGAGCAGCTGTAAGTCGGATGAGTTCCTGTGCGGCAATGGGAAATGCATCATGCGTGCCTGGAAGTGTAACAAGATGGATGAATGTGGGGATAACTCTGATGAGCATGGGTGCCACGTACCTCCGACCATGCCCCCTACAAGCCTGTGTCCAGCAAGAACATTCCATTGCCTGGTGGAGGATGACCCCCGGTGCCTCCCCATGGAAGTTCAGTGTGATGGCAGCTTGGACTGTGACAAGGGGACTGACGAGGAAAACTGTCCTGATACCAGCTGTGGCAAGAGACTGGACAACTTCTACGGCTCCTTTGCTTCTCCTGACTATTTCCGCTCTGAGCAAGACCGGGCCGAGCTGAACTGTATGTGGGTGGTGGACACCGAGGACAGCAGGCACATTGTGCTGCAGCTCAGCCTGCAGCTGGGTTACAACGATGAGGTGCGCGTGtacgatgggggaaggggggggatcaGGCTGCTCCAGACACTCTCCTTCCGGAACAATCGGCACACCGTCACCATCGAATCCTCCCGAGGTCAGATCACCGTCTCTTACCACACCGACCTCGGCAGCTTGGGTCACGGGTTCAATGCCACCTATCAAGTAAAAGGTTACTGCCTTCCACAGGAGCACCCGTGTGGGCACGACGGCGGCTGCTTTGCCGACAGTGAACGCTGCGATGGCTGGTGGCACTGCCCGAATGGGAAGGATGAGCAGAACTGCGCTGCTTGCCAAAAGGACGAGTACCCATGCGGGGGCACAAGCGGCATGTGCTACCCACTGGGGGACCGCTGCAATAACCAGAAGAACTGCCCCGACGGCTCAGATGAGAAAAACTGCTTCTCCTGCCAGCCGGGGAACTTCCACTGTGGCACCAAGATCTGCATCTTCGAGCAGTGGCGTTGTGATGGCCAGGAGGATTGTCAGGATGGCAGTGATGAGCAGAACTGCCTGGTGGTGGTGCCGAGGAAGGTGATCACAGCTGCCCTCATTGGCAGCCTGATTTGTGGCCTTCTGCTTGTCATTGCCTTGGGCTGTGCGTTCAAACTGTACTCCCTCCGAACTCGCGAATACAG AGCTTTTGACACCCCAATGACACGGCTGGAGGCGGATTTTGTGCAGCGTGAGGCTCCCCCATCTTACGGCCAGTTGATTGCCCAGGGTCTCATCCCACCTGTCGATGACTTCCCTGTCTACAGCCCCGCTCAG GCCTCCGTCCTGCAGAACATTCGCACAGCTATGAGACGCCAAATTCGTCGCCATGCCACTCGCAGGATTTCTTCCCGTGGACGCCTCAATAGGATTTGGAGCAGGTTCTTCCAGAGACCCCGGGGCTGGGGGCTTATTCCCTTGCTCACCCCGACCTCTGCCTCGACCCCTTCATCCACCCACCTGGGCCGGAGTGAGATAGTGCGGAATTGCGAGCAGGAAGAGAGCGGTCGGAGGTACGTGCAGCCACAAGAGGACCCTGACtcagacactgacacagagaccGATCGGCAGGTTGGCGAAACTCCGCGGGCAACCACGGTTGGCTGGTCAGTGGTGACCTTGGAAAGTCCGATGCCAAAAGCGTCCTCATCCCCCAGCACAGATAGTCAGACGGAGCTTCAGATGCCTTCCTTTCTGCACTCTTCAAGCTCTGAGGAGGCCTGCAACGCTGACTTTGACTTCCCTTTCAGACAGCCATCAGGAGAAAACTGTACTAACAGTGACCCACTATCCAGCAGTCCGGAGTGGAGTTTCAGACGCCGTCGACAGCGTCTTCGCCTCGGCTCTCGTATCCTGCCCATGAGGTCTCGTGGCACCAGGGGCCAGAGGTCTGTGACAGTGAGTATAACCGTGCTCAATTCAAATGGTTACTTTACATCGGAGCCCGATCACCACCGAGATCCAAGACAGCAGAGTTCGACCTCAGCGGCTCCTGCCTGCAGGAGTCAGTGCTCCAGTTGCCCAGAACCTGTGAGTGAAAGACCATGCTCCTTACCGGTGCCTCCTCACAAACACTTCTGTGCAGAGACCCCATCGCCAGACCCTTCCTTCCAGACTCCCTTCTGA
- the lrp3 gene encoding low-density lipoprotein receptor-related protein 3 isoform X2, whose amino-acid sequence MAACHGRLEPHKEQRGVIYSPTWPINYPPSMNCSWYIQGDYGDLITISFQNFDLENSHKCTVDWLMIGPAPKREEYRMCGSSIPQPFISTRDHAWIFFHSDGSSSGRSRGFRLSYIRGKLAQSSCKSDEFLCGNGKCIMRAWKCNKMDECGDNSDEHGCHVPPTMPPTSLCPARTFHCLVEDDPRCLPMEVQCDGSLDCDKGTDEENCPDTSCGKRLDNFYGSFASPDYFRSEQDRAELNCMWVVDTEDSRHIVLQLSLQLGYNDEVRVYDGGRGGIRLLQTLSFRNNRHTVTIESSRGQITVSYHTDLGSLGHGFNATYQVKGYCLPQEHPCGHDGGCFADSERCDGWWHCPNGKDEQNCAACQKDEYPCGGTSGMCYPLGDRCNNQKNCPDGSDEKNCFSCQPGNFHCGTKICIFEQWRCDGQEDCQDGSDEQNCLVVVPRKVITAALIGSLICGLLLVIALGCAFKLYSLRTREYRAFDTPMTRLEADFVQREAPPSYGQLIAQGLIPPVDDFPVYSPAQASVLQNIRTAMRRQIRRHATRRISSRGRLNRIWSRFFQRPRGWGLIPLLTPTSASTPSSTHLGRSEIVRNCEQEESGRRYVQPQEDPDSDTDTETDRQVGETPRATTVGWSVVTLESPMPKASSSPSTDSQTELQMPSFLHSSSSEEACNADFDFPFRQPSGENCTNSDPLSSSPEWSFRRRRQRLRLGSRILPMRSRGTRGQRSVTVSITVLNSNGYFTSEPDHHRDPRQQSSTSAAPACRSQCSSCPEPVSERPCSLPVPPHKHFCAETPSPDPSFQTPF is encoded by the exons ATGG CTGCTTGTCATGGCAGATTGGAACCTCACAAAGAGCAACGTGGCGTCATCTACAGCCCCACCTGGCCCATAAACTACCCCCCGTCCATGAACTGCAGCTGGTACATCCAGGGGGACTATGGAGACCTCATAACCATAAG CTTTCAGAATTTTGACCTGGAGAATTCCCACAAGTGTACGGTGGACTGGCTGATGATTGGTCCAGCCCCAAAGCGAGAGGAGTACAGAATGTGTGGCTCGTCCATCCCCCAACCCTTCATCTCCACCAGGGATCATGCCTGGATCTTCTTCCATTCTGATGGCTCTAGCTCCGGGCGCTCTCGTGGATTCCGATTGTCCTATATCCGAG GGAAACTGGCCCAGAGCAGCTGTAAGTCGGATGAGTTCCTGTGCGGCAATGGGAAATGCATCATGCGTGCCTGGAAGTGTAACAAGATGGATGAATGTGGGGATAACTCTGATGAGCATGGGTGCCACGTACCTCCGACCATGCCCCCTACAAGCCTGTGTCCAGCAAGAACATTCCATTGCCTGGTGGAGGATGACCCCCGGTGCCTCCCCATGGAAGTTCAGTGTGATGGCAGCTTGGACTGTGACAAGGGGACTGACGAGGAAAACTGTCCTGATACCAGCTGTGGCAAGAGACTGGACAACTTCTACGGCTCCTTTGCTTCTCCTGACTATTTCCGCTCTGAGCAAGACCGGGCCGAGCTGAACTGTATGTGGGTGGTGGACACCGAGGACAGCAGGCACATTGTGCTGCAGCTCAGCCTGCAGCTGGGTTACAACGATGAGGTGCGCGTGtacgatgggggaaggggggggatcaGGCTGCTCCAGACACTCTCCTTCCGGAACAATCGGCACACCGTCACCATCGAATCCTCCCGAGGTCAGATCACCGTCTCTTACCACACCGACCTCGGCAGCTTGGGTCACGGGTTCAATGCCACCTATCAAGTAAAAGGTTACTGCCTTCCACAGGAGCACCCGTGTGGGCACGACGGCGGCTGCTTTGCCGACAGTGAACGCTGCGATGGCTGGTGGCACTGCCCGAATGGGAAGGATGAGCAGAACTGCGCTGCTTGCCAAAAGGACGAGTACCCATGCGGGGGCACAAGCGGCATGTGCTACCCACTGGGGGACCGCTGCAATAACCAGAAGAACTGCCCCGACGGCTCAGATGAGAAAAACTGCTTCTCCTGCCAGCCGGGGAACTTCCACTGTGGCACCAAGATCTGCATCTTCGAGCAGTGGCGTTGTGATGGCCAGGAGGATTGTCAGGATGGCAGTGATGAGCAGAACTGCCTGGTGGTGGTGCCGAGGAAGGTGATCACAGCTGCCCTCATTGGCAGCCTGATTTGTGGCCTTCTGCTTGTCATTGCCTTGGGCTGTGCGTTCAAACTGTACTCCCTCCGAACTCGCGAATACAG AGCTTTTGACACCCCAATGACACGGCTGGAGGCGGATTTTGTGCAGCGTGAGGCTCCCCCATCTTACGGCCAGTTGATTGCCCAGGGTCTCATCCCACCTGTCGATGACTTCCCTGTCTACAGCCCCGCTCAG GCCTCCGTCCTGCAGAACATTCGCACAGCTATGAGACGCCAAATTCGTCGCCATGCCACTCGCAGGATTTCTTCCCGTGGACGCCTCAATAGGATTTGGAGCAGGTTCTTCCAGAGACCCCGGGGCTGGGGGCTTATTCCCTTGCTCACCCCGACCTCTGCCTCGACCCCTTCATCCACCCACCTGGGCCGGAGTGAGATAGTGCGGAATTGCGAGCAGGAAGAGAGCGGTCGGAGGTACGTGCAGCCACAAGAGGACCCTGACtcagacactgacacagagaccGATCGGCAGGTTGGCGAAACTCCGCGGGCAACCACGGTTGGCTGGTCAGTGGTGACCTTGGAAAGTCCGATGCCAAAAGCGTCCTCATCCCCCAGCACAGATAGTCAGACGGAGCTTCAGATGCCTTCCTTTCTGCACTCTTCAAGCTCTGAGGAGGCCTGCAACGCTGACTTTGACTTCCCTTTCAGACAGCCATCAGGAGAAAACTGTACTAACAGTGACCCACTATCCAGCAGTCCGGAGTGGAGTTTCAGACGCCGTCGACAGCGTCTTCGCCTCGGCTCTCGTATCCTGCCCATGAGGTCTCGTGGCACCAGGGGCCAGAGGTCTGTGACAGTGAGTATAACCGTGCTCAATTCAAATGGTTACTTTACATCGGAGCCCGATCACCACCGAGATCCAAGACAGCAGAGTTCGACCTCAGCGGCTCCTGCCTGCAGGAGTCAGTGCTCCAGTTGCCCAGAACCTGTGAGTGAAAGACCATGCTCCTTACCGGTGCCTCCTCACAAACACTTCTGTGCAGAGACCCCATCGCCAGACCCTTCCTTCCAGACTCCCTTCTGA